The following proteins are encoded in a genomic region of Dokdonia donghaensis DSW-1:
- a CDS encoding T9SS type B sorting domain-containing protein, producing the protein MKIQNYALLIVLTLCTLPVFAQLSSTHYLPPLHARDVGGQDITSAYVYLSTPYDDPDTNGIDPITVNISLGNGTLLGTVTIAAGSPASFNVDQSALVDITELNSPLSNKGLIIEAPELIYTSLRVQSLSSNHSGYLTAKGDDALGTRFRVGFSELNNTIDNHNFFSSFMAVEDNTIITVSDYETDVVFEPNITDDVLTITLNAGESYTLSGYSGASTPGNDDGFIGALITSQDDAHPIVVTTGNINANDPSIGQGGSDILIDQIVQERLVGEEYMLVRGNGSDVLERILVIATEANTDVSINGNFLFTLTNPGDFEFIRDNDLFLPNILGEPHRNMYLSTGGGKSVYVYQLIGGDIGTDVANATPGMVFVPPLSCFFQNEVNLIPSVNEISPVFNAYEGRIFITSAVGDQVIVNGTILPAMSALANPGTPDWVTYNVINQTGDITVLSEGPIAVGLVGANFAAGFGGYYSGFAVTPEDTDTDICTAAGPINLLERFDGNPPTGGTWTPPLDSGTDIFDPTTDPISNPSLIYNYVAVGDCNPIDVDITITLVDNPSINVIGDITACETFTLADPATLSGNFLNNPQYYTALQSDPTTALIDWTTPITTTTTVFVYDENPADPDMCPDELSFTVTITDEAIANTVPPVRICDDNTNDGTAIFNLEMLTESIILGTQSASNFTVSWHATEQQAIDNIMPFVTPTAYETTSTIIYARIEGNSSSICFDTTAIDLIVDSQPTANAVPTQNICDDSSADGVENFDLTTLNSIILGTQSDTLYNIDFYPTPTDASSETNLITTPTNFTVTGTETITARIENVSNNNCADFTDITLTIIPQATATDPGSYIVCDDSADGDNTNQFTTFDLSTLDDDILDGQDPAIFTVTYHDNPEDANANNGALPTTFVNTDAEVQPITARVSNTQIDACFAIVTFNIVVAPLPVINSPGSYIVCDDSADGDDTNQFTTFDLSTLDDDILNGQDPAIFTVTYHDNPGDANANNDALPTTFINTDAEVQPITARVSNTQNDACFAIVTFNIVVAPLPVINSPVSLSQCDIDQDGFAFFNLTEAQVLLSSDSENETFLYYDLSGAAIANPTAYTNQIQNNESISVTISTINGCTRQAQIDLEVDTSEIPDTFQLEYFECDTDSDGQSLFDFSDATAQVLALFPAGQMLTVSYYETQQEAETETNPITATIDAYTNNLTYTDTNGQQGIWVRVDGDTANDCRGLGIHVLLNVEANPTFLPNISSLEECSPIANAAQFDLTQNDAEITGGDPNILVTYYENVGNYTAMNAIANPTAFSNSSNPQTIYYSLENATTGCTTFDFVNLAMNFELIVNQNPVLTTPTELQVCDDDGVIDGLTTVDLSSKDIEITGGFDANLTITYHLDQAGADAGDASIPDKTMFTMTTNPQIVVARVTDNTTACYSTVNLSVRSFPVPVPVTPADYEECDDDNDGVFDFFVLSSRDAEITGGDPTLTVAYYLTQADADNAPVGQELDNMMYINNEPFEQIVYARVFNDAGCYSTTPLTLRVLNTPMPNQDALPYALCDDDTDGLQIFDLSTQEANILGGLDPTMHTVEWFSSLASAEAGAPAIATPNAYTSNTATVYALVTDTAQMTTTMTFCSNIAPLELIVNPLPTPTQPAEYELCDDIESGSDTDEFASFDLRSRDDEITGGNDDWSVSYHLTQADADAGTPVLTDMYQNVVMANQTIFVRVEDIVTACYETITLTLVVNPLPSPTTIAPVEECDTMANDGDPDNDGDAIFDLTGQVTTDIINGEAFVGLTFHETIAAAELGTPAIANPAAYQTVSRTIYVRATDTDPATSTECYRIVELELIVQPAPVLPTTIPDLTECDDDGDGQALFDLTQNDAVIYGTQTPAAVTLTYHETLASAEAMVGSAADMPIADPVNYLASAPVTQLWVRLEDTATGCTVVGTFNLNIAMIPTITPPGLFEACDSAGALVGTDDDGITTFDLTSLDAGITGGDPALTVTYYESQADLDAGIANAIATPAAYINDGTSPQTLFILVSSSDAGMCGAETTVDLQVNPLPVIGEPLPEAIACDEDNDGFGAFDLQQYNDDLLATLTDITLRFYETLDNATADTGAGQIDITVPYNNITGMTSLYVVAQDTNPATATACTKIYEFELVVYPIPEIPAALETLTECDNDNNLMEIIDLTQNEVAIIGTQDATTLVITYHNTLADAETGNNPIIDPANYNATQMTPLEVIWVRLQVNDGSPNICAAVSSFEISVESPPTANPANDDLDLMVCDDDADTFNVFDLTVNEASLTGGDPLLSVTYYASLADQMSDTPITDPTAYTNIQNPQTIQAVVSSAAGCTDQTTFDIEVLPLPTPNTMPDAVEVCDATTDIDTDGDGVIDAGSGSDTDGFESFDLTGVIAQIGGGEPVDILVYTDLAFAEANPDDPTLAVADVTNFINTTSGNQTLYARVERNVPGDDDLDSDGNLCYVIVPFEVIVNPLPVLAEAGPIDYTFCEEFDGDDTMGSVDLTTLADEIGILAAPQVTSDFTISYHQLLVQAEANTAALSSPYTVADGEELFVRIEDNTTGCVNFTSIIFTVESRPEVSPADNMVQCADDLGINVAPNQDEATFDLTQQNAMITGGVAGTSVTYYTSLADAEAMINAIDTPSAYVNTSNPQTIYARAVNTASNCESTMVVDFEIFVQPLPYTDLSNEGGQICVDEITGEALDPFTIDGTVEDPQIGVTYSYAWTLDGALISLNPVVTVDAAGTYQVLVTATYVDGTECDYLAEAVYTAESAPVFEAIVLEPSFNSSGLYTVEVINITGANPNSEYEFALDDGPFQSSTTFTNVTPGTHTIFGRLASGNCSISEFEIGIIDYPRFFTPNADGFHDTWNIIGLGVDPNLNAKIFIFNRYGKLLKQLSPTSPGWDGTFNGQPMPSNDYWFRVEFTEVDDLGTQRTVNGHFTLKR; encoded by the coding sequence ATGAAAATCCAAAACTACGCCCTACTAATAGTACTCACGCTATGTACACTTCCTGTATTTGCACAACTGAGTAGTACTCATTATTTACCGCCGTTACACGCGAGAGACGTGGGAGGACAAGATATTACATCTGCCTATGTATACTTATCTACACCTTATGACGACCCAGATACAAATGGGATAGACCCTATTACTGTAAACATTTCTCTTGGTAATGGAACCTTATTAGGAACTGTAACAATAGCTGCTGGATCACCCGCATCATTTAATGTAGATCAAAGCGCTCTTGTTGATATTACCGAATTGAATTCTCCTTTATCAAATAAGGGATTAATTATAGAAGCTCCTGAATTAATTTATACAAGTTTACGCGTACAGTCTTTAAGCTCGAATCATTCTGGCTATTTAACTGCAAAAGGTGATGATGCCTTAGGCACTAGGTTTAGAGTGGGTTTTTCCGAACTTAATAATACAATTGATAACCACAATTTTTTCTCTTCCTTTATGGCTGTTGAAGATAATACAATCATAACTGTATCAGATTATGAAACGGATGTAGTTTTCGAACCAAACATAACTGATGATGTGCTGACTATAACGCTCAATGCAGGTGAGTCTTATACATTATCTGGATACAGTGGTGCATCTACTCCTGGTAATGATGATGGCTTTATTGGCGCACTAATAACATCGCAAGATGACGCTCACCCTATCGTAGTTACGACTGGAAATATAAATGCCAATGACCCTTCTATAGGCCAAGGAGGATCGGATATATTAATCGATCAGATTGTACAAGAACGTCTTGTTGGTGAAGAGTATATGCTAGTCAGAGGTAATGGCAGTGATGTTTTGGAGAGAATATTAGTTATCGCAACGGAAGCAAATACGGATGTTTCTATTAATGGTAATTTTTTATTTACGTTAACTAATCCTGGTGATTTTGAATTTATAAGAGATAATGATTTGTTTCTTCCAAATATTCTCGGAGAACCTCATAGAAATATGTATTTAAGTACGGGAGGTGGTAAATCGGTTTATGTTTATCAACTTATTGGAGGAGACATTGGTACAGATGTAGCAAATGCTACACCAGGTATGGTATTTGTGCCACCCTTGAGTTGCTTTTTCCAAAATGAGGTTAATCTTATTCCTTCTGTAAATGAGATTTCCCCTGTTTTTAATGCTTACGAAGGTCGTATTTTTATTACATCTGCTGTAGGCGATCAAGTTATCGTAAATGGAACAATATTGCCTGCTATGTCTGCACTTGCTAATCCTGGAACACCAGATTGGGTAACTTACAATGTTATTAATCAAACGGGAGATATCACAGTTCTCTCAGAGGGTCCCATTGCCGTTGGCTTAGTAGGAGCAAATTTTGCCGCTGGTTTTGGCGGATATTACTCTGGATTTGCTGTAACACCAGAAGATACAGATACAGATATATGTACTGCTGCTGGCCCCATAAACCTTTTAGAACGGTTTGATGGTAATCCGCCCACAGGAGGAACTTGGACACCTCCTTTAGATAGTGGTACAGATATTTTTGACCCTACCACAGATCCCATATCTAATCCTTCACTTATATATAACTACGTCGCCGTGGGAGACTGCAACCCTATAGATGTTGATATCACAATAACCCTAGTTGACAACCCTTCTATTAATGTTATAGGTGATATTACTGCTTGTGAAACTTTTACACTCGCTGACCCTGCTACCCTTTCGGGAAATTTTCTCAACAACCCTCAATATTACACAGCTCTACAATCTGACCCTACTACTGCGCTTATAGACTGGACAACTCCCATCACCACAACAACCACTGTATTTGTTTATGATGAAAATCCCGCAGACCCAGATATGTGTCCAGATGAACTGAGCTTTACCGTAACTATTACAGATGAAGCAATAGCAAACACTGTTCCGCCAGTACGTATATGTGATGATAATACAAATGATGGTACTGCGATTTTCAACTTAGAAATGTTGACCGAAAGTATCATTTTAGGTACTCAAAGCGCTTCAAATTTTACAGTAAGCTGGCACGCTACAGAGCAACAAGCTATTGATAATATAATGCCTTTTGTTACTCCTACTGCTTATGAAACAACAAGCACAATCATTTACGCCAGAATAGAGGGTAACTCTAGTTCGATTTGTTTTGACACCACCGCTATTGACCTCATAGTAGACAGTCAACCCACAGCAAATGCAGTTCCTACACAAAACATTTGCGATGATAGCTCTGCAGATGGAGTAGAGAACTTTGACTTGACAACTCTTAACAGTATTATCCTAGGAACTCAAAGTGATACATTATATAATATAGACTTCTACCCCACTCCTACAGATGCTTCTTCAGAAACTAATCTAATTACAACTCCTACTAATTTTACTGTTACCGGCACAGAAACTATTACTGCCAGAATAGAAAATGTAAGTAACAATAACTGCGCAGATTTTACAGACATTACTTTAACTATTATACCGCAAGCTACAGCTACAGACCCTGGATCATACATAGTGTGCGATGACAGTGCAGATGGAGATAACACAAACCAGTTTACTACTTTTGACTTATCTACACTTGATGATGATATTCTGGATGGTCAAGATCCTGCAATTTTCACAGTTACATACCATGATAACCCAGAAGATGCTAATGCAAACAATGGTGCTCTACCCACCACATTTGTTAATACTGATGCAGAAGTACAACCTATCACGGCAAGAGTATCAAACACTCAAATCGATGCCTGCTTTGCCATTGTTACTTTTAATATAGTTGTAGCACCTTTACCAGTTATAAACTCTCCTGGATCATATATAGTGTGCGATGACAGTGCAGATGGAGATGACACAAATCAGTTTACTACCTTCGACTTATCTACACTAGACGATGATATTCTCAATGGTCAAGATCCTGCAATTTTCACAGTTACATATCACGATAATCCAGGAGATGCAAATGCAAACAATGATGCTCTACCCACCACATTTATTAATACTGATGCAGAAGTACAACCTATCACGGCAAGAGTATCAAACACTCAAAACGATGCCTGCTTTGCTATTGTTACTTTTAATATAGTTGTAGCACCTTTACCAGTTATAAATTCTCCTGTATCACTAAGTCAATGTGATATTGATCAAGATGGCTTTGCGTTCTTTAATCTAACTGAGGCGCAAGTTTTATTAAGTAGTGATTCTGAAAATGAGACATTTCTATATTATGACCTTAGTGGTGCTGCAATAGCTAATCCTACAGCGTACACAAACCAAATACAAAACAACGAATCCATAAGCGTTACCATTTCTACCATAAATGGATGTACACGTCAGGCTCAGATTGACCTTGAGGTAGATACTTCAGAGATTCCTGATACTTTTCAATTAGAATATTTTGAGTGTGATACAGATAGTGATGGTCAGTCATTATTTGATTTTTCTGATGCTACAGCACAAGTGCTAGCTTTATTTCCTGCTGGACAGATGCTTACTGTAAGCTATTACGAAACCCAGCAAGAAGCAGAAACAGAGACCAATCCTATTACGGCAACTATTGATGCCTATACAAATAACCTCACCTATACAGATACAAATGGACAGCAAGGTATTTGGGTACGTGTAGATGGCGATACTGCAAACGACTGTCGTGGTCTAGGGATACACGTATTGCTTAATGTGGAGGCTAACCCCACTTTTCTACCCAACATCTCTTCACTTGAAGAATGTTCACCTATCGCAAATGCTGCTCAATTTGATTTAACCCAGAACGATGCCGAGATTACGGGCGGTGATCCTAATATTCTAGTTACTTATTATGAAAATGTAGGGAATTACACGGCGATGAATGCCATTGCTAACCCTACTGCTTTTTCAAACAGTAGCAACCCTCAGACCATTTATTACAGTCTTGAGAATGCCACTACGGGCTGTACTACGTTTGATTTTGTCAACCTGGCAATGAACTTTGAGCTCATCGTAAACCAGAACCCTGTACTCACCACGCCTACCGAACTTCAAGTTTGTGATGATGATGGTGTGATAGATGGACTTACCACGGTAGACCTCTCTTCAAAAGATATTGAGATTACGGGTGGTTTTGATGCAAACCTTACCATCACCTACCACTTAGACCAGGCTGGGGCCGATGCTGGTGATGCAAGTATCCCAGACAAAACAATGTTTACAATGACCACCAACCCTCAGATTGTAGTGGCTCGTGTGACCGATAATACGACGGCTTGCTACTCAACAGTAAATCTTAGTGTGCGTAGCTTCCCAGTGCCGGTACCCGTAACCCCTGCAGATTATGAGGAGTGTGATGATGATAACGACGGTGTTTTTGACTTCTTCGTGCTCTCCTCTAGAGACGCCGAAATCACCGGTGGTGACCCAACCCTTACTGTAGCCTATTACCTCACCCAGGCAGATGCAGATAATGCACCGGTGGGTCAGGAGCTTGATAATATGATGTATATCAACAATGAGCCTTTTGAGCAAATTGTATATGCTCGCGTTTTTAACGATGCCGGTTGTTACAGCACTACACCGCTTACCCTGCGTGTGCTCAACACCCCGATGCCTAACCAAGATGCGCTTCCATACGCGCTGTGTGATGACGATACCGATGGGCTTCAAATATTTGATTTGAGTACGCAAGAAGCTAATATCTTAGGTGGTTTAGACCCTACAATGCATACGGTAGAGTGGTTTTCTTCTCTCGCTTCCGCGGAAGCTGGAGCTCCTGCCATTGCAACTCCTAACGCTTATACGAGCAATACCGCTACCGTATATGCCCTAGTAACCGACACTGCACAGATGACCACTACAATGACCTTCTGTAGTAATATTGCCCCTTTAGAACTTATTGTAAACCCATTACCAACCCCTACCCAACCTGCCGAATATGAGCTCTGTGATGATATAGAAAGTGGTAGTGATACCGATGAGTTTGCAAGCTTTGATTTACGTAGCCGTGATGATGAGATTACCGGTGGTAATGACGATTGGAGTGTGAGCTATCACCTCACCCAAGCAGATGCAGATGCCGGTACGCCCGTACTTACAGATATGTATCAGAATGTAGTAATGGCAAACCAAACCATCTTTGTACGTGTAGAAGATATTGTAACGGCTTGTTATGAGACCATCACCTTAACCTTAGTGGTAAATCCATTACCATCACCTACCACCATAGCACCGGTAGAGGAGTGTGATACAATGGCAAATGATGGCGACCCAGATAATGATGGGGATGCTATTTTTGATCTTACAGGTCAAGTAACGACAGACATTATTAATGGCGAGGCCTTTGTGGGACTTACCTTCCACGAGACAATTGCCGCTGCAGAGCTAGGTACACCAGCCATTGCAAACCCAGCAGCCTACCAGACGGTATCAAGAACTATTTATGTAAGAGCTACAGATACAGACCCTGCTACCAGCACTGAGTGTTACCGTATCGTAGAGTTAGAACTTATCGTGCAACCTGCACCGGTACTACCTACCACTATCCCAGACCTTACCGAGTGTGATGATGATGGGGACGGGCAAGCGCTGTTTGACCTTACACAAAACGATGCCGTGATCTACGGGACACAAACCCCAGCAGCTGTAACCCTTACGTATCACGAGACACTTGCCAGTGCAGAAGCAATGGTAGGCAGTGCGGCAGATATGCCTATTGCAGACCCTGTAAACTACCTTGCCAGTGCACCGGTAACCCAGCTGTGGGTACGTCTAGAAGACACCGCAACAGGTTGTACTGTAGTAGGTACTTTTAATCTAAACATCGCAATGATTCCTACCATCACCCCACCAGGACTTTTTGAAGCCTGTGATAGTGCGGGTGCCCTCGTAGGAACCGATGATGATGGGATTACTACTTTTGACCTTACCAGCCTTGATGCAGGTATTACCGGTGGAGATCCAGCCCTTACCGTGACCTACTATGAGTCGCAAGCAGACCTAGATGCAGGTATTGCAAATGCTATTGCCACACCAGCGGCATATATCAATGATGGTACTAGTCCGCAGACGCTTTTTATCTTAGTAAGTAGTAGTGATGCAGGAATGTGTGGTGCAGAGACTACGGTAGACCTACAGGTTAATCCGCTACCTGTTATTGGAGAACCTTTACCAGAAGCGATAGCTTGTGATGAAGATAATGATGGTTTTGGAGCCTTTGACTTGCAACAATATAATGATGACTTGTTAGCAACGCTTACAGATATCACCCTACGTTTTTATGAAACCCTAGATAATGCCACGGCAGACACGGGAGCAGGGCAGATAGATATTACCGTTCCTTATAACAACATCACAGGGATGACCTCACTGTATGTGGTAGCACAAGATACCAACCCTGCAACGGCAACGGCTTGTACTAAGATTTATGAGTTTGAGCTTGTGGTGTATCCTATCCCAGAGATTCCTGCAGCCCTTGAAACACTTACCGAGTGTGATAATGATAATAACCTGATGGAAATCATAGACCTTACTCAAAATGAGGTTGCCATCATAGGGACACAAGATGCAACCACGCTTGTCATTACCTATCACAATACCCTAGCAGATGCAGAAACGGGTAACAACCCAATTATTGATCCAGCCAACTATAACGCAACACAGATGACACCACTTGAGGTAATCTGGGTACGTTTACAAGTAAATGATGGTAGTCCAAATATCTGTGCTGCAGTGAGCTCTTTTGAAATCTCTGTAGAAAGCCCACCTACGGCAAACCCAGCAAATGATGATCTAGATCTAATGGTTTGTGATGATGATGCAGATACCTTTAATGTATTTGACCTTACGGTTAATGAGGCAAGTCTTACCGGTGGTGATCCATTACTATCTGTGACCTATTATGCAAGTCTTGCAGACCAGATGAGTGATACTCCTATTACAGACCCTACAGCTTATACAAACATTCAGAACCCACAGACGATACAGGCAGTAGTCTCTAGCGCAGCAGGATGTACCGACCAGACTACTTTTGACATTGAGGTGTTACCATTACCTACGCCTAACACAATGCCAGATGCCGTGGAGGTATGTGATGCCACGACAGATATTGATACTGATGGCGATGGGGTGATTGACGCTGGCTCTGGTTCAGATACCGATGGTTTTGAGAGCTTTGATCTTACGGGTGTGATTGCTCAGATAGGCGGAGGGGAGCCTGTAGATATCTTAGTGTATACGGATCTCGCTTTCGCGGAAGCGAACCCAGACGACCCAACGCTTGCAGTGGCAGATGTCACTAACTTTATCAATACCACATCTGGTAACCAAACGCTCTACGCACGTGTGGAACGTAATGTACCGGGCGATGATGACTTAGACAGCGACGGAAACTTATGTTATGTGATTGTGCCTTTTGAGGTGATTGTAAATCCGCTACCTGTATTGGCAGAAGCGGGACCTATTGATTATACCTTCTGTGAAGAATTTGATGGAGATGATACAATGGGAAGTGTTGATCTTACGACCCTGGCAGATGAGATAGGGATTCTTGCGGCGCCACAGGTAACGAGTGATTTTACGATAAGCTATCACCAGTTACTGGTGCAGGCAGAGGCAAACACGGCTGCACTAAGTTCGCCATACACGGTGGCAGATGGTGAGGAGCTGTTTGTGCGTATTGAAGATAACACCACGGGTTGTGTGAACTTTACAAGCATCATCTTTACGGTAGAGAGCCGTCCAGAGGTGTCTCCAGCAGATAATATGGTACAGTGTGCTGATGATCTTGGGATTAATGTTGCGCCTAACCAAGATGAGGCTACCTTTGACCTTACCCAGCAAAATGCGATGATTACCGGTGGGGTAGCTGGCACTTCTGTTACTTACTACACCAGCCTGGCAGATGCAGAGGCAATGATAAATGCGATAGACACGCCTAGTGCTTATGTGAATACAAGTAACCCACAGACTATTTATGCTAGAGCGGTTAATACAGCTAGTAACTGTGAGAGTACGATGGTGGTAGACTTTGAGATTTTTGTACAACCACTACCATATACAGACCTTAGCAATGAGGGCGGACAGATTTGTGTGGATGAGATTACGGGTGAAGCGCTTGATCCGTTTACGATAGATGGTACGGTAGAAGATCCTCAGATTGGGGTGACTTATAGCTATGCGTGGACACTAGATGGTGCATTGATATCACTAAATCCTGTGGTGACTGTAGATGCTGCAGGAACCTACCAGGTGCTGGTTACAGCTACGTATGTAGATGGTACGGAGTGTGATTACCTAGCAGAGGCGGTATATACGGCAGAGAGCGCGCCGGTGTTTGAGGCGATTGTACTAGAACCTTCTTTTAACAGTAGCGGATTATACACGGTAGAGGTGATCAACATCACGGGAGCAAATCCTAACTCTGAGTATGAGTTTGCTCTAGATGATGGCCCGTTCCAGAGTAGTACGACTTTTACAAATGTGACTCCAGGAACACATACCATTTTTGGAAGACTAGCAAGTGGTAACTGTTCGATCTCTGAGTTTGAGATAGGGATCATCGATTACCCACGTTTCTTTACACCTAATGCAGATGGTTTTCACGACACGTGGAATATCATAGGGCTAGGGGTAGATCCTAACCTGAATGCGAAGATTTTTATCTTTAATAGATACGGGAAGCTCTTAAAACAACTAAGCCCTACAAGCCCAGGATGGGACGGTACTTTTAATGGACAACCGATGCCGAGTAACGACTACTGGTTTAGAGTAGAGTTTACAGAGGTAGATGACTTAGGGACACAGAGAACGGTTAATGGGCACTTTACTTTAAAGCGATAG
- a CDS encoding TetR/AcrR family transcriptional regulator, translating into MERLRIQITIDPALYTRDPETTDLGRKIVSKSIEMIDELGFEKFTFKKLGLAINSNESSIYRYFESKHTLLVYLVSWYWSWIEYKIVFATTNVSDPSVKLLSCIELLTKDVIEDTSISYVNEVILHRIIVAESSKAYHTKDIDKENSKGYYKTYKRVVQRVSDFVTDIHPSYEYPHMLISTVIEGAHHQRYFSKHLPSLTNVCEGKNNITEFYKELVLNAIK; encoded by the coding sequence ATGGAAAGATTACGCATACAAATCACAATAGATCCAGCCTTGTACACTCGTGATCCAGAGACCACAGACCTAGGTCGTAAGATCGTGAGTAAGAGTATTGAGATGATAGATGAGCTAGGTTTTGAAAAGTTTACTTTTAAGAAGCTTGGCCTTGCAATTAACTCTAATGAGAGCTCGATATACCGATATTTTGAAAGCAAACACACTCTTCTAGTATATCTTGTAAGCTGGTACTGGAGTTGGATTGAGTACAAAATTGTTTTTGCGACTACTAACGTAAGTGACCCTTCTGTAAAACTGCTATCTTGTATAGAACTCCTTACTAAAGATGTTATAGAAGACACGAGTATATCTTATGTAAACGAAGTAATCCTGCACCGCATAATAGTAGCGGAATCATCAAAAGCATACCACACTAAAGATATAGATAAAGAAAACTCAAAGGGATACTATAAAACTTATAAGCGAGTGGTACAGCGTGTGAGTGACTTTGTTACAGATATACACCCTTCGTATGAGTACCCCCATATGCTTATCTCTACGGTAATAGAGGGCGCACATCACCAACGCTACTTTTCAAAACATTTACCATCACTTACAAATGTATGTGAAGGAAAAAATAACATTACAGAATTTTATAAGGAATTAGTACTTAATGCTATTAAATAG
- a CDS encoding peptidase domain-containing ABC transporter, translating into MNKEMTPWKRFLNMLKLDRRDIKQILFYAIFAGLVALTLPLGIQAIINLIQGAQVSTSWIVLVVLVTLGVAFQGILQLMQIRILENIQQKIFTRSSFEFAYRFPKIKMSELRDFYPPELANRFFDTLTVQKGLSKILLDFPAAILQIVFGLMLLSFYHPFFIIYGFLLVILVYLVFKFTALRGLQTSLTESKGKYKVAHWLQEIARSLISFKLSGRTSLAMERNNTLTEKYLEARESHFRILVIQFIQMIGFKVLVTAGLLLIGGLLVLNQQMNIGQFVAAEIIILLVISSVEKLITGLESFYDVLTSLEKIGQVVDKEIDPQVGFDPFENHKDTDIQIDNVTYATPQTGDILSNIKLKIETKDRLLIDGVSGSGKTTLLKLISGIIEPTAGAIYINDLSLKGLRPNAYRSQIGQVLPEQNPFEGTILENITFGNKEISQERLNEVIKIVGLQDFVRQQTNGLRTMLFPEGQQIPHTISKRILLARAIVHEPRVLLIKDALEHFESTEARAIMDYLIHPDRPWALAVSSNNKDWQTLCTRYIKLENGKIITQKKN; encoded by the coding sequence ATGAATAAAGAAATGACTCCTTGGAAACGTTTTCTAAATATGCTTAAACTCGATAGACGAGATATAAAGCAAATTTTATTTTATGCGATTTTTGCAGGTCTAGTAGCACTCACACTACCTCTGGGTATACAAGCGATTATAAACTTAATACAGGGTGCGCAAGTGAGTACCTCTTGGATTGTGCTTGTTGTACTCGTAACACTAGGTGTTGCCTTTCAAGGAATACTGCAACTTATGCAAATACGTATACTAGAGAATATACAGCAAAAGATTTTTACAAGATCATCTTTTGAATTTGCTTATCGTTTTCCTAAAATAAAAATGAGCGAATTACGTGATTTTTACCCTCCAGAGCTTGCAAATAGATTTTTTGATACTCTTACGGTACAAAAAGGATTATCAAAAATATTATTAGATTTTCCAGCGGCGATATTACAAATTGTTTTTGGTTTAATGCTGCTCTCCTTTTACCATCCATTTTTTATTATTTACGGTTTTTTACTTGTCATCTTAGTGTATCTCGTTTTTAAATTTACCGCATTAAGAGGGCTACAAACCAGTCTTACAGAATCTAAGGGTAAGTATAAAGTGGCACACTGGCTACAAGAAATAGCGAGATCACTTATAAGTTTTAAACTCTCGGGCCGCACCTCACTGGCTATGGAGCGCAATAACACACTTACCGAAAAATACCTTGAGGCTAGAGAGAGTCACTTTAGAATTCTGGTTATACAGTTTATACAAATGATAGGCTTTAAAGTGCTTGTCACTGCGGGACTCTTACTTATAGGTGGACTATTAGTTCTAAACCAGCAAATGAACATAGGTCAGTTTGTGGCTGCAGAGATTATAATCTTACTCGTAATAAGCTCTGTAGAAAAACTTATTACAGGGCTTGAGAGTTTTTATGATGTACTTACATCTTTAGAAAAAATAGGGCAAGTGGTAGATAAAGAGATAGATCCTCAGGTAGGTTTTGATCCTTTTGAAAATCATAAAGACACAGATATTCAAATAGATAATGTAACCTACGCAACCCCACAAACGGGTGATATACTCTCAAACATAAAACTCAAAATAGAGACAAAAGACAGGCTACTCATAGATGGGGTGTCTGGGTCTGGTAAAACTACTTTATTAAAACTTATCTCTGGGATTATAGAGCCTACCGCTGGTGCTATTTATATAAACGATCTATCTCTCAAGGGCCTTCGCCCTAATGCATATAGGTCTCAAATAGGGCAAGTACTCCCAGAACAAAATCCTTTTGAGGGCACGATACTAGAAAATATCACATTTGGCAATAAAGAGATTTCTCAAGAGCGACTTAACGAGGTTATAAAAATAGTAGGCCTGCAAGATTTTGTGAGACAGCAAACTAATGGTTTGCGTACAATGCTCTTTCCAGAAGGACAGCAAATCCCGCATACCATATCTAAGCGCATCTTGCTTGCAAGGGCAATAGTACACGAGCCTAGAGTGCTACTTATCAAAGATGCTCTTGAGCATTTTGAAAGTACAGAGGCACGCGCGATTATGGATTACCTCATCCACCCAGATAGACCTTGGGCACTCGCTGTCTCTAGTAATAATAAAGACTGGCAGACACTATGTACTCGATATATCAAACTCGAGAATGGAAAAATCATAACTCAAAAGAAAAACTAA